One genomic region from Marinomonas maritima encodes:
- the prpD gene encoding 2-methylcitrate dehydratase — MSNNVELNNRPDYDQVIQDIADYVIDFKVESQEALDTARNCLMDTLGCGLLALRFPECTKHLGPIVQGTVVPNGARVPGTSLSLDPVKAAWDIGCIIRWLDYNDTWLAAEWGHPSDNLGGILAVADHLSQVRLSNGEAPLTMREVLEAMVMAHEIQGVIALENSFNRVGLCHVLLVRVASVSVVTKMMGGDREQIMAAISQAWVDGSALRAYRHAPNAGSRKSWAAGDATSRAVRLADMSMRGEMGIPSVLTAPQWGFYDVSFAKTNKDQAIKPDAQRQFSFSQDYGTYVMENILFKISFPAEFHAQTAAEAAVTLHAQVKDRLADIDKIVIRTHESAIRIISKSGPLANAADRDHCLQYMTAVPLAFGNLIAEHYEDDFHADHPIIDELRNKMEIVEDKRFTAEYLEADKRSIANAIQVFFKDGSSTEEVVVEYPVGHRRRREEGIPLLEQKFKNNLATRFPNRQCQTIFTLCKDQTTLENTPVNRFMDLFVTA, encoded by the coding sequence ATGAGCAACAACGTAGAGTTAAATAACCGCCCTGATTACGATCAAGTCATTCAGGACATTGCTGACTATGTCATTGATTTTAAAGTCGAAAGCCAAGAAGCACTCGACACGGCACGTAACTGTTTAATGGACACACTGGGTTGTGGGCTGCTGGCTTTACGCTTCCCAGAATGTACTAAGCACTTAGGACCCATCGTACAAGGTACTGTGGTTCCAAATGGCGCGCGCGTGCCAGGCACGTCGCTGTCGCTCGACCCAGTCAAAGCCGCGTGGGACATCGGTTGTATCATCCGTTGGCTTGATTACAACGACACTTGGTTAGCGGCAGAGTGGGGACATCCTTCTGATAACTTAGGCGGTATTTTGGCTGTGGCCGATCATTTGTCTCAAGTTCGATTGTCCAATGGTGAAGCGCCGTTAACAATGCGAGAAGTATTAGAAGCCATGGTAATGGCACACGAGATTCAAGGCGTCATCGCGTTAGAAAACTCTTTTAATCGCGTGGGTTTATGCCACGTATTATTGGTACGAGTCGCGTCTGTCTCCGTGGTGACCAAGATGATGGGCGGCGACCGTGAGCAAATCATGGCGGCGATCTCTCAAGCGTGGGTAGATGGTTCTGCGTTACGCGCTTATCGTCATGCACCAAACGCTGGCTCACGTAAATCGTGGGCAGCGGGCGATGCAACATCACGAGCCGTGCGTTTAGCGGATATGTCGATGCGTGGTGAAATGGGCATTCCTAGCGTACTAACTGCGCCGCAGTGGGGATTTTATGATGTGTCTTTTGCGAAGACCAACAAAGATCAAGCCATCAAACCAGACGCGCAACGTCAATTTTCATTCTCTCAGGACTATGGCACCTACGTAATGGAAAATATCTTGTTTAAGATTTCTTTCCCGGCGGAGTTCCATGCTCAAACCGCGGCTGAAGCCGCGGTAACTTTGCATGCCCAAGTCAAAGATCGTTTGGCCGATATCGATAAAATCGTGATTCGTACTCACGAATCTGCGATTCGCATTATCTCTAAATCCGGTCCATTGGCCAACGCCGCAGACCGCGACCATTGCTTACAATACATGACGGCCGTGCCATTAGCCTTTGGCAACTTAATTGCCGAGCATTACGAAGACGACTTCCATGCAGACCACCCGATCATCGATGAGTTGCGTAACAAGATGGAAATCGTCGAAGACAAGCGCTTTACTGCTGAATATTTAGAAGCGGACAAACGCTCTATCGCCAATGCGATTCAAGTCTTCTTTAAAGACGGCAGCAGCACCGAAGAAGTCGTGGTCGAATACCCTGTAGGGCATCGCCGCCGCCGCGAAGAAGGCATTCCTTTGTTGGAACAGAAGTTTAAAAACAACTTGGCAACACGCTTCCCGAATCGTCAATGCCAAACCATCTTCACGCTTTGTAAAGATCAAACCACGCTTGAAAATACGCCTGTAAATCGCTTTATGGATTTATTCGTTACCGCGTAA
- the prpC gene encoding bifunctional 2-methylcitrate synthase/citrate synthase produces the protein MAKILSGAGLRGQSAGETALCTVGKAAAGLTYRGYDIDVLADKASFEEVAYLLLYGALPNRTQLHDYEHKLMSLRSLPEELKAVLELIPKNAHPMDVMRTGCSFLGNLEPELPFDKQPSLGLHAADRLIATLPAMVVYWYRFTHDGVRINTHNAHVPSLAGHFLTMLHDVEPSELHTKVMNASLILYAEHEFNASTFTARVCASTLSDMHSCITGGIGSLRGPLHGGANEAAMDMIEPWQSADEAEAALLQKLANKEKIMGFGHAIYSERDPRNDIIKKWSKKLSDAVGDDHLYAVSERCEAVMWREKKLFCNADFFHASAYRFMGIPTKLFTPIFVCSRVTGWAAHVMEQRANNRIIRPSADYIGPDHSEWVDIDQRH, from the coding sequence ATGGCTAAAATACTTTCTGGCGCCGGTCTACGAGGCCAAAGCGCAGGAGAAACCGCTCTGTGTACCGTGGGTAAAGCCGCTGCAGGGTTAACCTATCGTGGTTACGATATTGATGTACTCGCCGACAAAGCCAGCTTTGAAGAAGTCGCGTACCTGTTGTTGTATGGTGCCTTACCGAACCGAACTCAGCTACACGACTACGAACACAAACTGATGAGTTTGCGCAGTCTGCCAGAAGAACTAAAAGCCGTTTTGGAACTTATTCCAAAAAACGCTCATCCGATGGATGTAATGCGTACTGGCTGTTCTTTTTTAGGCAACCTTGAGCCTGAGCTGCCTTTCGACAAACAACCCTCATTAGGATTACACGCGGCCGATCGATTGATCGCCACGTTGCCTGCCATGGTCGTGTATTGGTATCGTTTTACTCACGATGGGGTTCGTATTAACACTCATAATGCGCACGTGCCGTCTTTGGCCGGGCATTTCTTAACCATGCTGCATGACGTAGAACCAAGTGAGCTGCACACAAAAGTAATGAACGCGTCGTTGATCTTGTATGCAGAACATGAATTCAACGCATCGACCTTTACCGCTCGTGTCTGCGCGTCTACGTTATCCGACATGCACTCTTGCATTACCGGAGGCATAGGGAGCTTACGCGGGCCATTACACGGCGGCGCAAATGAAGCGGCCATGGACATGATCGAACCATGGCAATCCGCCGACGAAGCCGAAGCAGCATTACTACAAAAGCTCGCCAATAAAGAAAAAATCATGGGCTTTGGTCACGCCATTTACAGTGAACGCGACCCGCGTAATGACATCATCAAAAAATGGTCTAAAAAACTCAGTGACGCTGTGGGCGATGATCATTTGTACGCCGTATCCGAACGCTGTGAAGCGGTGATGTGGCGCGAAAAAAAACTTTTCTGTAACGCCGATTTCTTCCACGCCAGCGCGTATCGCTTTATGGGCATTCCAACCAAACTGTTCACGCCTATTTTTGTGTGTTCACGAGTCACTGGCTGGGCCGCCCATGTCATGGAGCAGCGCGCCAACAATCGTATTATTCGACCTAGCGCTGACTACATCGGCCCCGATCATTCTGAATGGGTAGACATCGACCAACGCCATTAA
- the prpB gene encoding methylisocitrate lyase has translation MSKLSAGARFRQAVATQSPLQVVGAVNAYCAMMAEQTGHHAIYLSGGGVANASYGLPDLGMTDLHDVLEDVRRITSASALPLLVDIDTGFGGAFNITRTIQQMEKAGAAAIHIEDQVQQKRCGHRPNKAIVSQDEMVDRVKACVDARVDDNFVIMARTDALAVEGMESAIERAIACVEAGADMIFPEAMITLEQYKEFVAAVKVPVLANITEFGATPLFSKEELAGAGVDLVLYPLSAFRAMNKAALNVYQHLLNDGHQRDVVDTMQTRNELYEFLNYHEYENKLDALFSKK, from the coding sequence ATGTCAAAACTTTCAGCTGGCGCCCGCTTTAGACAAGCCGTCGCAACACAATCCCCTTTACAGGTTGTTGGGGCCGTCAACGCCTATTGCGCCATGATGGCAGAGCAAACCGGACATCACGCGATTTATTTATCGGGGGGTGGTGTCGCCAACGCCTCTTATGGCTTACCGGATTTGGGTATGACCGATTTACACGATGTGCTGGAAGATGTACGCCGTATTACTTCTGCCTCAGCACTGCCATTATTGGTCGATATCGATACTGGGTTTGGTGGCGCATTTAACATCACCAGAACCATTCAGCAAATGGAAAAAGCCGGTGCGGCGGCGATTCATATCGAAGACCAAGTACAACAAAAACGCTGTGGCCATCGTCCAAATAAAGCCATAGTCAGCCAAGATGAAATGGTTGATCGTGTTAAAGCTTGTGTCGATGCACGTGTTGACGACAATTTTGTCATCATGGCGCGTACCGATGCATTAGCCGTTGAAGGTATGGAGTCTGCCATCGAACGCGCCATTGCTTGTGTTGAAGCCGGTGCAGACATGATTTTTCCGGAAGCCATGATTACCTTGGAACAATACAAAGAGTTTGTCGCTGCCGTAAAAGTCCCCGTATTGGCGAATATTACCGAATTTGGCGCCACGCCATTGTTCAGCAAAGAAGAGTTAGCCGGCGCGGGCGTAGATTTAGTGCTTTACCCTTTGAGCGCCTTTCGTGCCATGAACAAAGCCGCACTCAACGTCTATCAACATTTATTAAACGACGGTCATCAGCGTGACGTTGTCGACACAATGCAAACTCGTAATGAGCTTTATGAGTTCCTGAATTATCACGAATACGAAAACAAACTGGACGCGCTCTTCTCAAAAAAATAA
- a CDS encoding GntR family transcriptional regulator, whose amino-acid sequence MTNLISIKSATLSEDIAQQLTNAIVQGHIPQGSKISEPELAKQYGVSRGPLREAIVKLEGLGLVTRTANVGARVIQLNIQDMLDTFTMREALEGMAARLAATTMLANEVSRLYALLDKHQAYLDDNQDEHYVQQGGNDDFHLRIIHASGNAKLIRLLTEELYAVIRMYRRHTADQRSDPRQALREHRAILDAIANHEGDLAELLMRRHISRASQLLKQAMEQAALASH is encoded by the coding sequence ATGACGAACCTTATTTCCATCAAGTCTGCCACCTTGTCAGAAGATATTGCCCAGCAGCTTACTAATGCCATCGTGCAAGGCCATATTCCTCAAGGCAGTAAAATATCAGAGCCGGAACTCGCCAAACAATACGGTGTTTCCCGTGGGCCATTAAGAGAAGCCATCGTCAAACTAGAAGGTCTTGGCTTGGTAACACGCACCGCTAATGTTGGGGCTCGGGTTATCCAGCTAAACATACAAGACATGCTGGACACTTTCACGATGCGTGAAGCCCTAGAAGGCATGGCAGCAAGACTCGCAGCCACTACCATGCTCGCCAACGAAGTCAGTCGCTTGTATGCCCTGCTCGACAAACATCAAGCCTATTTAGATGACAACCAAGACGAGCATTACGTGCAGCAAGGCGGCAATGACGATTTCCACTTGCGTATTATTCACGCTAGCGGTAACGCCAAACTCATTCGCCTTTTGACCGAAGAATTGTATGCCGTGATCCGCATGTATCGTCGACATACCGCCGATCAACGTAGTGATCCACGCCAAGCGTTGCGAGAACACAGAGCCATTTTAGATGCGATAGCCAATCACGAAGGTGATTTGGCCGAGTTGCTTATGCGCCGACATATCAGTCGCGCCAGCCAACTATTAAAGCAAGCGATGGAGCAAGCTGCCCTCGCTTCTCATTAA
- a CDS encoding DUF5062 family protein, with product MKKIKNEIALSKKAIQVGENYALKRGYDGFSATMSANEKTESIYRLLVLDKLIVGLPADKEDLPSMKHKLALWIQKHLPKDDPLLK from the coding sequence ATGAAGAAGATTAAAAATGAAATCGCGCTGAGTAAAAAAGCCATTCAAGTTGGCGAAAATTACGCGCTGAAACGAGGCTATGACGGTTTTTCTGCCACTATGTCAGCGAATGAAAAAACAGAGTCTATTTATCGATTATTAGTGCTCGATAAGTTAATTGTTGGCCTACCAGCAGACAAAGAAGATTTGCCAAGTATGAAACACAAATTAGCGTTGTGGATTCAGAAACACCTGCCAAAAGACGATCCGCTGTTGAAGTAA
- a CDS encoding DUF1826 domain-containing protein, with protein MQESVSLSRVPAGTYSQDANSEATLNKPFLLSVAKSSHQAVLADIYQDNINMAVWERPLGLLSAYAHSLLTSSPNFAFKSQGDSAQIEVLLHRVLPDFPGKEAFLKDIALLVDMFACLFDLNHVGLRLTALSNAMCPRFHVDKIPCRLVSTYAGVGSEWLHEAHVVRAHLGHGGHVADHNSGLHEKGRVNQLKAGDVALMKGNEWPTSLGFGIVHRSPMVSAEEPRLFLSLDMI; from the coding sequence ATGCAGGAGAGTGTTAGTTTATCCCGTGTGCCTGCGGGCACGTATTCACAGGACGCCAATTCCGAAGCCACACTCAATAAGCCGTTTTTATTGAGTGTGGCGAAATCGTCTCATCAAGCGGTGTTGGCTGATATTTATCAAGATAATATCAATATGGCGGTTTGGGAAAGGCCTCTGGGCCTGTTGTCGGCTTATGCTCACTCACTCTTAACGTCATCGCCTAATTTTGCTTTCAAATCACAGGGTGACTCAGCGCAAATAGAAGTTCTATTGCATCGTGTCTTGCCGGATTTTCCAGGCAAAGAAGCATTTCTAAAAGATATCGCTCTGTTGGTCGATATGTTTGCGTGTTTGTTCGACCTTAACCACGTTGGGTTGCGTTTAACCGCATTATCCAATGCGATGTGTCCTCGTTTTCATGTGGATAAAATTCCTTGTCGATTGGTATCTACTTACGCGGGCGTTGGCAGTGAGTGGTTGCATGAAGCGCATGTTGTCAGAGCGCATTTGGGTCATGGTGGTCATGTCGCTGACCACAACAGTGGGTTGCATGAAAAAGGTCGAGTCAATCAGTTGAAGGCTGGCGATGTGGCATTGATGAAAGGAAATGAATGGCCTACTTCTTTAGGCTTCGGAATCGTTCATCGCTCCCCTATGGTCAGTGCAGAAGAGCCACGCTTATTTCTGAGTTTGGATATGATCTAA
- a CDS encoding SDR family NAD(P)-dependent oxidoreductase, which translates to MSSFYALIIGASSTIAKAAIRKFEENSNCLGVFAVSRSLYVPTESTKTTYLECDNTESGISEVCQILAPVAGRITKVLICNGILHDESIMPERKLEEIRASQLEAVFHANSVVPMLWLSQLLPILQGDRKTQVALFSARIGSISDNKTGGWYSYRASKAALNMLIQTSSVEYARRAKNVKLISFHPGTTDTPLSKPFQRSVPKDKLFSADFVATQLLSIMENVKMDNTAAYLDWNNQPIEW; encoded by the coding sequence ATGTCATCATTCTATGCGCTTATTATTGGCGCGAGCAGTACCATCGCCAAAGCCGCCATACGAAAATTCGAAGAGAACTCAAACTGTCTCGGCGTCTTTGCGGTCAGTCGATCTTTGTACGTTCCGACTGAAAGCACCAAAACCACTTACCTAGAGTGCGACAATACAGAGTCCGGTATTAGCGAAGTTTGCCAAATCCTTGCACCAGTAGCAGGAAGAATTACCAAAGTCTTAATCTGTAATGGCATATTGCACGATGAAAGCATAATGCCAGAAAGGAAATTAGAAGAGATTAGAGCGTCACAACTAGAAGCGGTATTTCATGCAAACAGTGTTGTGCCCATGTTGTGGTTAAGCCAGTTGTTGCCTATTTTACAGGGTGACAGAAAAACACAAGTTGCCTTGTTTAGCGCTCGAATTGGCAGCATTTCGGACAATAAAACAGGCGGTTGGTACAGTTACCGAGCCTCTAAAGCAGCGTTAAATATGTTGATCCAAACCAGCTCTGTGGAATACGCCAGAAGAGCGAAAAATGTCAAACTCATCTCATTTCACCCTGGCACCACAGACACACCCTTGTCTAAACCGTTTCAGCGCTCTGTCCCAAAAGATAAATTATTTAGCGCGGACTTCGTGGCAACGCAATTATTATCCATTATGGAAAACGTCAAAATGGATAATACAGCAGCTTACTTAGATTGGAATAATCAGCCGATTGAATGGTAA
- a CDS encoding thiol-disulfide oxidoreductase DCC family protein, which translates to MLTIFYDGHCPLCAAEMKTLQSLDTQKKLRLENIHDENFQHNYPYIDPIEADRLLHGQLDNGQIIKGLDVTCLAWKLVEKHKWMQVLRWPFIRFFADIGYRFFARYRHQISSFVTGKPRCASCQKDQCDL; encoded by the coding sequence ATGTTAACGATTTTTTATGATGGCCATTGCCCACTTTGCGCAGCTGAAATGAAAACATTGCAGTCATTAGACACGCAAAAAAAGCTGCGCCTAGAAAATATTCACGACGAAAATTTCCAACACAACTACCCTTATATAGACCCTATCGAGGCCGATAGATTACTGCATGGTCAATTAGACAATGGTCAGATAATAAAGGGATTGGATGTCACTTGCTTGGCATGGAAACTGGTTGAAAAACACAAATGGATGCAGGTTTTGCGCTGGCCTTTTATTCGTTTTTTCGCAGACATTGGCTATCGTTTTTTTGCTCGCTATCGCCACCAAATTTCGTCTTTTGTCACCGGGAAACCACGTTGTGCGTCATGTCAAAAAGATCAATGTGATTTATAA
- a CDS encoding DUF3429 domain-containing protein, translating to MMTGIGMRSYKPVVFTLATLSILPLLFATYLSLAHESFLGKSGITLFATYGAIVLSFLGGAIWGRVIEQPEYKNGKKLLISAYFTMSAAWVSLLFITPELSVAFLLLGLITIFWVEVRWLKQPNTDKSYHFSLHFGLTSLASILHLLVLYPHY from the coding sequence ATGATGACAGGTATCGGCATGCGTTCTTATAAGCCAGTAGTGTTTACATTAGCTACTTTGAGCATTCTTCCTCTTCTTTTTGCCACTTACCTAAGTTTGGCGCACGAGTCATTTCTGGGTAAATCGGGAATCACGCTCTTCGCGACCTATGGCGCCATTGTATTAAGCTTTTTAGGCGGGGCTATTTGGGGGAGAGTTATAGAACAGCCAGAATACAAAAATGGTAAAAAACTCCTTATCTCAGCGTATTTCACCATGTCCGCCGCTTGGGTTTCTTTACTGTTTATCACACCAGAATTGTCCGTCGCCTTTTTACTGCTTGGGTTGATTACGATATTTTGGGTTGAAGTGCGTTGGTTAAAACAACCAAATACAGATAAGTCCTACCACTTCTCATTGCACTTTGGTCTGACGTCACTTGCCTCTATTTTGCATTTACTGGTGTTGTACCCACATTACTAA
- a CDS encoding glycine--tRNA ligase yields MPAKTMDELVSLCKRRGFIFQGSEIYGGMQGAYDYGPLGIELKNNLKAAWWRSMVYERDDVEGLDAAIVQNKHVYKYSGHEDTFTDPMVDCHECKSRLRADHMKDIKVCDNCGSTNVTEPRDFNLMFKTNVGPMVNEDSYTYLRPETAQGIFTNFKNVVDSTSRTLPFGIAQIGKSFRNEITPRNFIFRVREFEQMELEFFCKPGEDEKWHEFWVGARKQWWLDQGLAEENIQFEYVTGDDLSHYSKSTVDILYKFPHGFEELEGVANRTDYDLGSHTKAQDEFEITAKVKKNEHSTAKLAIRDLEANKWEIPFCIEPSAGLDRGLLAVMTEAYTEEELPNGTTRTVLKFKPHLAPIKVAIMPLKKNKPEIVALAKELKNKLQKLGLGRILYENTGNVGKGYRRHDEVGTPICVTVDFDSIEQEGAPVTVRDRDTMEQIVVKAADLPAYVINYFINQD; encoded by the coding sequence ATGCCAGCTAAAACAATGGATGAACTCGTCTCCCTATGTAAACGTCGTGGATTTATTTTCCAAGGCAGTGAAATCTACGGTGGTATGCAAGGTGCTTACGATTACGGTCCGCTAGGTATTGAATTAAAAAACAACCTAAAAGCCGCGTGGTGGCGTTCGATGGTTTACGAACGTGATGACGTAGAAGGGTTGGACGCAGCGATTGTCCAAAACAAACACGTTTACAAATACTCTGGTCATGAAGACACCTTCACAGACCCAATGGTCGATTGCCACGAATGTAAATCTCGTCTACGTGCCGACCACATGAAAGACATCAAAGTCTGTGACAACTGTGGTTCGACCAATGTGACAGAGCCTCGTGACTTCAACTTGATGTTTAAAACCAATGTCGGCCCAATGGTAAACGAAGATTCTTACACGTATCTACGTCCAGAAACCGCACAAGGTATTTTTACCAACTTCAAAAACGTCGTGGATTCTACTTCTCGCACCTTGCCTTTCGGTATTGCGCAAATTGGTAAATCTTTCCGTAACGAAATTACGCCGCGTAACTTCATCTTCCGTGTTCGTGAATTCGAACAAATGGAATTGGAATTCTTCTGCAAGCCAGGCGAAGATGAAAAATGGCATGAATTCTGGGTTGGCGCTCGTAAACAGTGGTGGTTGGACCAAGGTCTAGCAGAAGAAAACATTCAGTTTGAATACGTAACTGGCGATGACCTTTCGCATTATTCAAAATCCACTGTGGATATCTTGTACAAGTTTCCACATGGTTTTGAAGAACTAGAAGGCGTCGCGAACCGTACGGATTACGACTTGGGTTCACACACCAAAGCGCAAGACGAGTTTGAGATCACAGCAAAAGTGAAAAAGAACGAACACTCTACTGCGAAATTGGCGATCCGTGACCTTGAAGCGAACAAATGGGAGATTCCTTTCTGTATCGAACCTTCTGCCGGTCTAGACCGTGGTTTGCTTGCTGTGATGACAGAAGCCTACACAGAAGAAGAGCTTCCAAATGGCACGACTCGTACCGTTCTTAAATTCAAGCCACATCTAGCGCCGATCAAAGTCGCTATTATGCCGCTTAAAAAGAACAAGCCAGAAATCGTAGCGCTTGCGAAAGAGCTAAAAAACAAGCTTCAGAAACTGGGCTTGGGTCGTATTCTTTATGAAAACACCGGTAACGTAGGTAAAGGCTACCGTCGTCATGACGAAGTCGGAACACCAATCTGTGTCACCGTCGATTTCGATTCTATCGAACAAGAAGGCGCACCAGTCACCGTTCGTGACCGTGACACCATGGAACAAATCGTTGTGAAAGCAGCGGATCTTCCAGCTTACGTGATCAACTACTTTATCAACCAAGACTAA
- a CDS encoding putative bifunctional diguanylate cyclase/phosphodiesterase: MPTKNTLQIAIQEVSLLTGDNYFIRLVEKLAILVEADYTFISRLEVQDTLSQTIAAWGKGRIVDNFNYELSNTPCQDLTSEGVCCVPSEIVDLYPHDKMLIDMRIESYLGVALYDGKGKVIGLLVALFENEIKPQHIETLKDVFLVFSMRAAVEIERYTYEQQLKERIHQLELKNNELVIAQKLISHQASHDQLTNLHNRYEFKKKLNQQLVHTDNLNKIGVLFFLDLDNFKTINDTMGHLAGDLLLKKIAQRLKAHLRDDDLLARLGGDEFSIYTTVNDPTTADKLANKILMLFDQPFEIDKGREILASTSIGICLYPKDTQDLDELLASSDQALYSAKALGRSKFAYFTNDLRTKVLREQQVQKRLKIAIENELLDVHLQPILDVNTGTICHLEALARWNDSELGQVFPDEFIPVAEQSGLIGALGLQIAKKAIIYTQHLSSVQNKPLNVSINRSALEFELLNGKLDPLPELIAELGFDPCQLCIEVTESLLLKKPEMAKISLQRLKEHGISLSIDDFGKGYSSLSYLKHFTFNNLKIDRSFISDINNNKSDFILVKTIIEMAHNFGMKTIVEGVETKKQLDAVLSLGCDYVQGYLLTPGLSFEKISDYLEKYNPDKFFELP, translated from the coding sequence ATGCCTACTAAAAATACTCTACAAATTGCCATTCAAGAGGTTAGCCTTCTTACAGGTGACAACTATTTCATTCGTTTAGTAGAAAAGCTGGCTATCTTAGTGGAAGCTGATTATACCTTTATCTCACGGCTAGAAGTTCAAGATACATTATCGCAAACAATAGCAGCTTGGGGGAAAGGGCGAATAGTTGATAACTTCAATTATGAACTGTCCAACACGCCTTGTCAGGATCTAACCTCTGAAGGTGTCTGTTGCGTTCCTTCTGAAATAGTCGACCTCTACCCTCATGATAAAATGCTAATTGATATGCGTATTGAGTCATATTTAGGTGTGGCTCTATACGATGGTAAAGGAAAAGTTATTGGTTTGTTGGTGGCTTTGTTTGAGAATGAAATAAAGCCTCAACATATAGAAACCCTTAAAGATGTTTTTCTAGTTTTTTCCATGCGAGCAGCAGTTGAAATAGAACGTTACACGTATGAGCAGCAACTAAAAGAACGCATTCATCAGCTAGAATTAAAAAATAATGAACTAGTGATTGCACAAAAATTAATTTCACATCAAGCATCCCATGATCAGTTGACCAATTTACATAATCGTTATGAATTTAAAAAGAAATTAAATCAACAATTAGTTCATACTGATAATTTAAATAAGATCGGTGTATTATTTTTTCTTGATCTCGACAACTTTAAAACAATCAATGACACTATGGGGCATCTAGCTGGCGATTTATTGTTGAAAAAAATTGCTCAGCGTTTAAAAGCTCATTTACGAGATGATGATTTATTAGCCCGCTTAGGTGGAGATGAATTTTCGATTTATACAACTGTAAATGACCCAACAACTGCGGATAAATTAGCCAATAAAATACTCATGTTATTTGACCAACCATTTGAAATAGATAAAGGTAGAGAAATTCTAGCCAGCACCTCAATTGGTATCTGTTTATACCCTAAAGATACGCAAGACCTTGATGAATTATTAGCTTCTTCCGATCAAGCACTTTACAGTGCTAAAGCTTTAGGCCGCAGTAAATTTGCATATTTTACAAATGACTTACGAACTAAAGTGTTACGCGAACAGCAAGTACAGAAACGATTAAAGATTGCCATTGAAAATGAATTGTTAGACGTTCACCTTCAACCAATTTTGGATGTTAATACAGGTACGATTTGTCATCTTGAGGCTTTGGCACGCTGGAATGATTCTGAATTAGGTCAAGTATTTCCCGATGAATTTATTCCCGTTGCTGAGCAAAGTGGATTAATCGGAGCACTGGGGCTTCAAATTGCTAAGAAGGCAATTATTTATACTCAGCATTTAAGCTCAGTTCAAAACAAGCCTTTGAACGTATCAATCAATCGCTCTGCACTCGAATTTGAACTGCTGAATGGTAAGTTAGACCCACTACCTGAGTTGATTGCTGAGTTAGGCTTTGACCCCTGTCAGCTTTGTATTGAAGTGACTGAAAGCCTGCTACTTAAAAAACCCGAAATGGCTAAAATATCCCTTCAGAGATTGAAAGAACATGGAATTTCTTTATCAATAGATGATTTTGGAAAAGGCTATTCCTCTTTAAGTTATCTTAAACATTTCACCTTCAATAATCTCAAAATTGATCGTAGCTTTATTAGCGATATTAACAACAATAAAAGTGATTTTATTTTAGTTAAAACCATAATCGAAATGGCTCATAATTTTGGTATGAAAACGATTGTTGAAGGCGTAGAAACCAAAAAACAATTAGATGCAGTTCTCAGTTTAGGTTGTGACTATGTCCAAGGTTACCTATTAACGCCTGGATTAAGCTTTGAAAAAATTAGCGACTACTTAGAAAAATACAACCCAGACAAGTTTTTTGAGCTTCCCTAA
- a CDS encoding GNAT family N-acetyltransferase produces the protein MVTIEKMTSLHLGDVIALGVEEDQQQFVGAIDDILTIINAQIRPHVILADDQVVGFFLIDTVYVQTNDVATLQSLGLRKFFIDKQHQGNGYAKQTLQLLPDYLTITYPNYTDIFLTVNCKNEMAKNLYLKSGFQDTNALYLGGPSGPQHVMKQVYNSL, from the coding sequence GTGGTAACCATAGAAAAAATGACCTCGTTGCATTTGGGTGACGTTATTGCACTTGGCGTAGAAGAAGACCAGCAACAATTCGTGGGTGCCATTGATGATATTCTGACCATTATCAACGCGCAAATTCGGCCTCATGTGATTCTTGCTGATGACCAAGTGGTTGGCTTTTTCTTGATCGATACCGTTTATGTACAAACCAATGATGTCGCCACACTGCAGAGCCTTGGTTTACGCAAATTCTTTATCGACAAACAACACCAAGGGAACGGCTACGCCAAGCAGACACTTCAGCTATTGCCAGATTACCTAACGATCACTTACCCAAATTACACCGATATTTTTTTAACCGTGAACTGTAAAAACGAAATGGCCAAAAATCTCTATTTAAAAAGCGGTTTTCAAGATACTAACGCACTATACCTCGGCGGCCCTTCCGGTCCGCAGCACGTGATGAAGCAGGTGTATAACAGTTTGTAA